Proteins co-encoded in one Arthrobacter globiformis genomic window:
- a CDS encoding DUF4913 domain-containing protein, with protein sequence MTWCPQWWKHAEAISRLEALWRAWEFLRLDGTTGMSVWWRDHADHHMPVLLSTDGPFKGCTLDDGHRSKLAPLPL encoded by the coding sequence GTGACCTGGTGCCCGCAGTGGTGGAAGCACGCCGAAGCGATCAGCCGCCTCGAAGCGCTGTGGCGTGCCTGGGAGTTCCTGCGCTTGGACGGCACCACGGGGATGAGCGTGTGGTGGCGCGACCACGCAGACCACCACATGCCTGTTCTGCTCTCAACTGACGGGCCGTTCAAGGGCTGCACCCTGGACGACGGGCACCGCTCCAAACTCGCCCCTCTACCCCTGTGA
- a CDS encoding ABC transporter substrate-binding protein, translating to MNQLVKKSAVFTAAATLAALSLTSCSSGDTQAGTNKPTKIEKIGLMVQDMSNPFFSAMDKGAKEAAAKIGATANTQDAQLDLANQNTQIDTFIQQGVNLIVISAVDENGIQPAIERAKQAGIIVIAVDTPAKSADAVVMTNAVQAGEKSCQYLFEQMGGKGNVLLVDGTPLQTIRDRITGCKNVVKKFPDIKVVGQQASKNDRASGLAVTTDMLTATPDVQGIFGMNDPSALGAVLAVQQAHKAGTVKVTGVDGSPEAVAELKQSGSPFIGTATQNPAEMVRKAVEIAQNIIDNKPPAESTILIPSELVTRETVSQYKGW from the coding sequence ATGAATCAGCTCGTCAAGAAGTCGGCAGTTTTCACCGCCGCCGCGACACTGGCCGCGCTCAGCCTGACGTCCTGCAGTTCTGGCGACACCCAGGCCGGTACCAACAAGCCGACGAAGATCGAGAAGATCGGCCTCATGGTCCAGGACATGTCCAACCCGTTCTTTTCCGCGATGGACAAGGGAGCCAAGGAGGCCGCCGCGAAGATCGGCGCCACCGCCAACACCCAGGACGCGCAGCTTGATCTGGCGAATCAGAATACCCAGATTGACACGTTCATCCAGCAGGGCGTGAACCTGATTGTCATCAGCGCCGTGGACGAAAACGGCATCCAGCCCGCGATTGAGCGGGCGAAGCAGGCGGGCATCATTGTCATCGCCGTGGACACCCCGGCCAAGAGCGCGGACGCCGTGGTGATGACCAATGCAGTCCAGGCCGGCGAAAAATCCTGCCAGTACCTGTTCGAGCAGATGGGAGGAAAGGGCAATGTTCTCTTGGTGGACGGAACCCCGCTCCAGACGATCCGTGACCGCATCACCGGCTGCAAGAACGTCGTGAAGAAGTTCCCTGATATCAAAGTTGTCGGGCAGCAGGCCTCCAAGAACGACCGGGCCTCCGGCCTCGCCGTGACCACGGACATGCTCACTGCTACCCCTGACGTTCAGGGCATCTTCGGCATGAACGACCCGTCCGCCCTCGGTGCGGTTCTGGCGGTCCAGCAGGCCCACAAGGCGGGGACCGTAAAGGTCACCGGTGTGGACGGCAGCCCGGAGGCGGTGGCGGAACTGAAGCAGTCCGGGTCGCCGTTCATCGGAACCGCAACCCAGAATCCTGCCGAAATGGTCCGCAAGGCCGTCGAAATCGCGCAGAACATCATCGACAACAAGCCCCCGGCGGAGAGCACGATCCTGATCCCCAGCGAGCTCGTGACCCGTGAGACCGTCAGCCAGTACAAGGGCTGGTAA
- a CDS encoding LacI family DNA-binding transcriptional regulator: MAKKPTLRDLSEATGLSSYTVSRALSNGADVSDASRKLVLKAARELGYVPNRAAQELRKKSRSSIAVITASTSNYYYLDLMKGIQRVLRGSSRNAVVADIAAEGVYTPEVEDAIVQDLIQSRTAGIITTLTLSMQNVKLLESWDIPVVFVDSAPPEDATQVPSILTDNFAASMKAGAHLARHGYADWLFLAYPGRWSTRAERERGLREAAAKHGAVLQVLETENDADSAYRTLSAYLDTPGRALPRAIIAGNNPLLHGVLTVLRQRGIAVPTQVALIAFDEFAWAPLLDPPLTVVDEDSESIGVLAAQTLTRILDGQLEAERRGESPVPDYRPEDRREVNADLIVRQSCGC; encoded by the coding sequence ATGGCGAAGAAGCCCACGCTGCGGGACTTGAGCGAAGCCACAGGCCTTTCTTCCTATACGGTTTCGCGCGCCCTGAGTAACGGCGCGGATGTCTCCGATGCGAGCCGGAAGCTGGTGTTGAAGGCTGCCCGGGAGCTGGGTTACGTCCCGAACCGTGCCGCGCAGGAGCTCCGCAAGAAATCGCGCAGTTCGATCGCAGTCATCACCGCGAGCACGTCGAACTACTACTACCTGGACCTGATGAAGGGCATTCAGCGGGTTCTGCGGGGATCCAGCCGAAATGCCGTTGTGGCCGACATTGCAGCAGAAGGTGTCTACACACCCGAGGTGGAAGATGCCATCGTTCAAGATCTGATCCAGTCACGCACGGCCGGCATTATCACTACCCTGACCCTGAGCATGCAGAACGTTAAGCTCCTGGAAAGCTGGGACATTCCCGTGGTTTTCGTGGACTCGGCACCGCCGGAGGACGCGACACAAGTCCCGAGCATCCTCACAGACAACTTTGCGGCGAGCATGAAAGCGGGGGCGCATTTGGCCCGGCACGGGTATGCGGATTGGCTCTTCCTGGCCTATCCGGGCCGCTGGTCCACGCGTGCCGAGCGGGAGCGCGGGCTTCGTGAGGCGGCGGCCAAGCACGGGGCTGTACTGCAGGTGCTGGAGACGGAGAACGACGCCGACTCGGCATACCGGACACTGTCCGCCTATTTGGATACACCCGGCCGGGCCCTGCCCAGGGCGATCATCGCCGGAAACAACCCCCTGCTCCACGGCGTCCTCACCGTGCTCCGACAGCGCGGAATTGCTGTCCCCACCCAGGTGGCTCTCATAGCGTTTGACGAGTTTGCCTGGGCTCCCCTGCTGGATCCCCCGCTGACAGTGGTGGATGAGGACAGCGAATCAATCGGCGTTCTGGCCGCACAGACGCTGACCCGAATCCTGGACGGGCAGCTGGAGGCCGAGCGGCGGGGCGAGTCACCGGTGCCCGACTACCGTCCCGAGGACCGCCGGGAGGTGAACGCGGACTTAATCGTGCGACAGTCATGCGGATGCTGA
- a CDS encoding sugar ABC transporter ATP-binding protein, with protein MTTTTSRQPLLQLEGITKRFGATLALNNVHFDLRAGEVHALMGENGAGKSTLMKILAGNVARDSGRILMDGTEIDIRSPHEAVAHGIAIIHQELNTVPAMTVAENLALGREPSTKFGALDRRAMIVQAREKLARVGARIDPRTELGQLSVGMQQMVEIARAVSENARILVLDEPTAALSRSETLHLFQIINELRDAGVGLVYISHRMEEVWELADRVTVFRDGTYVGTRGKTEISPPDVVRMMVGRNLEDLYHHDRHSPGDVMLEVKELTDGAGIGPVSFQVRSGEVVALSGLIGAGRTETARMIFGADRPRGGTVTVKGKAALASSPAQAIARGIAMVPEDRKDQALFVSHTVEDNIAVSSLGGHVNAGVLQRTRIRNAVKKQMERLHLRQNALRLPVSALSGGNQQKAVLARWLMRESDVLILDEPTRGVDIGAKSEIYEVINDLAKAGKAILVISSDLPEAIGISDRLLVMRSGRIVQELNSRTASEEDVMSHATGTAAQTNGEFHD; from the coding sequence ATGACTACAACAACCTCCCGCCAGCCGCTGCTGCAGCTGGAAGGCATCACAAAGCGCTTCGGCGCCACGCTCGCTCTCAATAACGTCCACTTCGACCTGCGTGCAGGTGAAGTGCATGCTTTGATGGGCGAGAACGGAGCTGGTAAATCCACCCTGATGAAGATCTTGGCGGGGAACGTAGCCCGCGATTCCGGACGTATCCTGATGGATGGCACCGAAATCGACATCCGCTCCCCGCATGAGGCCGTTGCCCACGGCATAGCCATCATCCATCAGGAGCTGAACACGGTCCCGGCGATGACAGTTGCCGAGAATTTGGCCCTCGGACGGGAACCTTCGACCAAGTTCGGGGCCTTGGACCGTCGCGCCATGATCGTCCAGGCCCGTGAGAAGCTCGCCCGGGTCGGGGCACGGATTGATCCGCGCACTGAGCTCGGCCAGCTCAGTGTGGGCATGCAACAGATGGTTGAAATCGCCAGGGCCGTCAGCGAGAACGCCAGGATCCTGGTACTCGATGAACCAACAGCGGCCCTCTCACGCAGTGAAACCCTCCACCTTTTCCAGATCATCAACGAGCTGCGAGATGCAGGTGTCGGGCTCGTGTACATCTCCCACCGGATGGAAGAGGTCTGGGAGCTCGCGGACCGTGTGACCGTCTTCCGCGACGGAACGTACGTCGGCACCCGGGGAAAGACCGAGATCAGCCCGCCCGACGTCGTCCGGATGATGGTCGGACGCAACCTCGAGGACCTCTACCACCACGACCGGCACAGCCCGGGAGACGTCATGCTGGAGGTCAAGGAACTCACCGACGGTGCCGGCATCGGGCCGGTCAGCTTCCAAGTACGGTCGGGCGAGGTCGTCGCCCTGTCCGGGCTCATCGGGGCCGGCCGCACCGAAACGGCCCGGATGATCTTTGGCGCCGACAGGCCCCGCGGCGGCACCGTCACCGTCAAAGGCAAAGCGGCACTGGCCTCCAGCCCGGCCCAGGCGATCGCCCGGGGAATCGCAATGGTCCCCGAGGACCGCAAGGACCAGGCCTTGTTCGTCTCCCACACCGTCGAGGACAACATCGCTGTCAGTTCCCTTGGCGGCCACGTGAACGCCGGCGTGCTTCAACGGACCCGAATACGGAACGCGGTGAAAAAGCAGATGGAACGCCTGCACCTGCGGCAGAACGCCCTGCGCCTGCCGGTCAGCGCGCTTTCGGGCGGCAACCAGCAAAAAGCGGTTCTGGCCCGGTGGCTGATGCGCGAATCCGATGTGCTGATCCTGGACGAACCCACGAGGGGCGTAGACATCGGCGCGAAAAGCGAAATCTATGAAGTCATCAACGACCTCGCCAAGGCCGGCAAGGCCATCCTGGTCATTTCCTCGGACCTTCCCGAAGCGATCGGCATCAGCGACCGGCTCCTCGTGATGCGCTCCGGACGGATCGTCCAGGAACTCAACTCACGCACCGCCAGCGAAGAGGACGTCATGTCCCACGCAACCGGAACAGCAGCACAGACAAACGGAGAATTCCATGACTAA
- a CDS encoding ABC transporter permease subunit produces MTNQALNNPQGAGIRPEATPATARSFDFAYWWDRVGILVVLIALVALMVVIAPNFASVNNLLNIARSISINAILAAGMTFVILAAGIDLSVGSILAVSGVASVMTGIAGLPAPVAILVGVVTGAVAGLINGLLSAYLALAAFIVTLGTMTFLRGLAYTMTDGQPIVSNTLSFRDIGNGYMAGIPVPVVIMIIVYVAAWFVLERTRYGRHVYAVGGNAEAARLAGINVKRVITSVYVIAGICAGLAGVIFSARVVSAQPTAGTGYELDAIAAVVLGGTSLVGGRGRIYGTLIGSIILGVLSTGLILMNVQFFTQLLIKGLVIILAVAIDSLKQRTLRLPWSRAIAAQTPA; encoded by the coding sequence ATGACTAACCAGGCTCTGAACAACCCACAGGGCGCCGGCATCCGGCCAGAGGCCACACCTGCCACCGCCCGCAGCTTTGACTTTGCCTACTGGTGGGACCGCGTCGGCATCCTCGTGGTCCTGATCGCCCTCGTTGCCTTAATGGTCGTCATCGCCCCTAACTTCGCGAGCGTCAACAACCTGCTGAACATTGCCCGGTCGATCTCGATCAACGCGATCCTGGCGGCCGGAATGACATTCGTCATTCTCGCGGCCGGAATCGACCTTTCTGTCGGTTCCATTCTGGCCGTCTCCGGTGTCGCATCGGTCATGACAGGCATTGCAGGACTGCCCGCACCCGTCGCGATCCTGGTCGGTGTTGTGACAGGGGCCGTCGCGGGTTTGATCAACGGCCTGCTCAGCGCCTACCTGGCACTGGCCGCCTTCATCGTTACCCTCGGCACCATGACCTTCCTTCGAGGCCTGGCCTACACCATGACCGACGGGCAACCCATCGTCTCCAACACACTCAGTTTCCGGGACATCGGCAACGGGTACATGGCGGGCATCCCGGTGCCCGTGGTGATCATGATCATCGTCTACGTCGCAGCGTGGTTCGTCCTTGAGCGCACCCGCTATGGCCGGCACGTCTACGCCGTGGGCGGCAACGCCGAAGCCGCCCGGCTGGCAGGCATCAACGTCAAACGCGTCATCACTTCCGTCTATGTCATCGCCGGCATCTGCGCCGGGCTCGCCGGTGTCATCTTCTCCGCCCGGGTGGTCTCCGCCCAGCCGACAGCCGGCACCGGCTACGAGCTGGACGCGATCGCCGCAGTTGTCCTGGGCGGCACAAGCCTCGTCGGCGGACGCGGACGGATCTACGGCACACTGATCGGCTCCATCATTCTCGGTGTCCTCAGCACCGGACTGATCCTGATGAATGTCCAGTTCTTCACCCAACTGCTGATCAAGGGCCTCGTCATCATCCTCGCGGTGGCAATCGACAGCCTGAAACAACGCACACTGCGCCTGCCCTGGTCCAGGGCCATCGCCGCCCAGACACCTGCATAA
- a CDS encoding substrate-binding domain-containing protein, producing the protein MIAVLAASLDDDAAREEELVKAFLRRRVDGLVLTPVAKSQGYLPEHSKDLPMVFIDREPVGIDADAVVSDNAAGAAKAAAHLISQGHTKLAYLGGRTDIQTARERRHGFINELGRAGISTDTIPFLEGLRSEESARKAARELLTGAEPPTAIFSAQILVTFGVMRALQELGLNRAVALVGFGDFTLSDMMNPGITVVAQHPEHLGRVAAERILARINGDRQEPRTYTIPSELILRGSGEVPPPRPNRRLHYAKL; encoded by the coding sequence GTGATAGCGGTCCTCGCGGCAAGCCTGGATGATGACGCTGCACGTGAAGAGGAGCTAGTCAAAGCGTTTCTCCGAAGGCGCGTGGATGGACTGGTTCTGACCCCGGTCGCCAAAAGCCAGGGGTACCTGCCGGAACATTCCAAGGACCTTCCGATGGTCTTCATCGACAGGGAACCGGTCGGCATCGATGCCGATGCAGTCGTAAGCGACAACGCCGCTGGCGCGGCCAAGGCCGCCGCGCACCTGATTTCCCAAGGCCACACCAAACTCGCCTACCTAGGTGGCCGCACGGACATCCAGACCGCCCGGGAACGGCGCCACGGCTTTATTAACGAGTTGGGCCGCGCAGGTATTTCGACCGACACAATTCCCTTCCTGGAAGGACTCCGCAGTGAGGAATCAGCACGGAAGGCGGCAAGAGAGCTACTCACGGGTGCTGAACCGCCGACGGCCATCTTCTCTGCACAGATTTTGGTGACCTTCGGTGTAATGCGGGCGTTACAGGAACTGGGGCTGAACCGGGCTGTAGCCTTGGTCGGATTCGGCGACTTCACCCTCTCTGACATGATGAACCCCGGTATAACCGTCGTCGCCCAGCACCCCGAGCACCTGGGTAGAGTAGCCGCAGAGCGGATTTTGGCCCGCATCAACGGAGACCGACAGGAACCGCGAACTTACACCATCCCCTCTGAGCTGATTCTCCGAGGGTCTGGGGAAGTTCCGCCGCCCCGCCCTAATCGGCGACTGCACTATGCCAAACTCTGA